The proteins below are encoded in one region of Sphaerodactylus townsendi isolate TG3544 linkage group LG06, MPM_Stown_v2.3, whole genome shotgun sequence:
- the LOC125434244 gene encoding LOW QUALITY PROTEIN: F-box only protein 17-like (The sequence of the model RefSeq protein was modified relative to this genomic sequence to represent the inferred CDS: inserted 1 base in 1 codon) yields the protein MGQAKSRRRPHQEIWAGTDLNQLPQELLVLILSWVPGQTLVTRGRLVCRQWRDLIDSPLLWTLQFKRDPSKWEALWASLEAARQCPRMEWCRVGILQPFGRNLIKNPRGEEQFQHWQVGHGDGMCLGGNTCWISQLIDLVTEGLWEDLLDTFQPDIFISDWWGTHEKCGCTYNIYVVLLAADKKSVIARFVTETDSTEEWNIPFQLALHVFRQYGPGVXFQHIGNRPTAEHTEAHVTHSTVLVKFSQCHSPSLVQ from the exons ATGGGCCAAGCAAAGAGCCGGCGAAGACCACACCAGGAAATCTGGGCCGGGACAGACTTGAACCAGCTGCCTCAGGAGCTGCTGGTGCTGATCCTGAGCTGGGTGCCCGGCCAGACCTTGGTAACTCGCGGCCGCCTGGTGTGCCGGCAGTGGAGGGATTTGATCGACAGCCCCCTCCTCTGGACGCTCCAGTTCAAAAGGGACCCTTCCAAGTGGGAGGCTCTCTGGGCTTCCCTGGAAGCTGCCCGTCAGTGCCCCCGCATGGAGTGGTGCCGGGTGGGAATCCTGCAGCCCTTTGGGAGGAACCTGATCAAGAACCCTCGTGGGGAAG AACAATTCCAGCACTGGCAGGTCGGACATGGGGATGGCATGTGTCTGGGGGGCAA cacctGCTGGATCTCACAACTCATCGATTTGGTGACGGAAGGTTTGTGGGAAGACCTCTTGGacacattccaaccagatatttTTATCTCTGACTG GTGGGGCACCCATGAAAAATGTGGCTGCACTTACAACATCTACGTCGTCCTCCTGGCAGCAGACAAAAAGTCAGTGATTGCCAGATTTGTCACAGAGACAGACTCCACAGAGGAATGGAACATCCCCTTTCAGCTG GCTTTGCACGTCTTCAGACAGTATGGCCCCGGAG CGTTCCAGCACATCGGCAATCGGCCCACAGCAGAGCACACGGAAGCTCACGTCACCCACTCTACTGTCCTGGTGAAATTCTCACAGTGTCACAGCCCTAGTCTTGTCCAATAA